A genomic segment from Sulfitobacter mediterraneus encodes:
- a CDS encoding corrinoid protein translates to MSDEDEIILSELDDEELVQQMFDDLYDGLKEEIEEGVNILLERKWEPYDILTKALVGGMTIVGADFRDGILFVPEVLLAANAMKGGMAILKPLLAETGAPRVGKMVIGTVKGDIHDIGKNLVGMMMEGAGFEVVDLGINNPVENYLEAMETEGPDILGMSALLTTTMPYMKVVIDTMIEQGIRDDYIVLVGGAPLNEEFGKAIGADAYCRDAAVAVETAKEWMARKHNSAKSA, encoded by the coding sequence ATGTCCGACGAAGACGAAATCATCCTGTCAGAACTCGACGACGAAGAACTTGTCCAACAGATGTTCGACGACCTTTACGACGGTCTCAAGGAAGAGATCGAAGAAGGGGTTAACATCCTGCTTGAGCGCAAGTGGGAACCTTACGACATCCTGACAAAAGCGCTAGTCGGCGGCATGACCATCGTTGGCGCGGATTTCCGGGACGGCATCCTGTTTGTGCCCGAAGTTTTGCTTGCGGCAAATGCGATGAAGGGCGGCATGGCCATCCTCAAGCCACTGCTGGCCGAAACCGGTGCTCCGCGCGTTGGCAAAATGGTCATCGGCACCGTCAAGGGCGACATCCACGACATCGGCAAGAACCTTGTCGGCATGATGATGGAAGGCGCAGGCTTTGAAGTGGTTGATCTGGGTATTAACAACCCGGTCGAAAACTATCTTGAGGCGATGGAAACCGAAGGCCCTGATATCCTTGGCATGTCCGCACTTCTGACCACCACAATGCCCTATATGAAGGTCGTGATCGACACCATGATCGAACAGGGCATTCGCGATGATTACATCGTTCTGGTCGGCGGCGCGCCCCTGAACGAAGAGTTCGGAAAAGCCATTGGCGCAGACGCCTATTGCCGCGATGCGGCGGTGGCAGTTGAAACCGCCAAAGAGTGGATGGCACGCAAGCACAACAGCGCAAAATCCGCCTGA
- a CDS encoding SufE family protein encodes MANAAFEELVEDFEFLEDWEDRYRHVIEQGKAMEPLEEALRVPATKVDGCASQVWLHAQFDDGRLHFDGASDAMIVSGLIAVLRILYNGLTAAEVLAVDARAEMGRLGLNDHLSAQRSNGLRAMIERIRETAAQVG; translated from the coding sequence ATGGCCAATGCCGCGTTTGAAGAGCTTGTCGAAGATTTTGAGTTTCTTGAGGATTGGGAAGACCGGTATCGCCATGTGATTGAACAGGGCAAGGCGATGGAACCTTTGGAAGAGGCGCTGCGGGTGCCTGCGACCAAGGTGGACGGCTGTGCCTCTCAGGTGTGGCTGCATGCGCAGTTCGACGACGGGCGCCTGCATTTCGACGGAGCGAGTGACGCGATGATCGTGTCGGGCCTGATTGCAGTTTTGCGTATTCTTTACAATGGATTAACCGCTGCGGAGGTGCTGGCAGTGGATGCCCGCGCCGAGATGGGGCGGCTTGGGCTGAACGATCATTTGTCGGCACAGCGTTCGAACGGGTTGCGGGCGATGATAGAACGTATTCGCGAAACCGCCGCGCAGGTGGGCTGA
- a CDS encoding M20 family metallopeptidase: MRSDSVAQAAAYADNGQLQADLAAWVAFRTESQNPAQRDVLYKYLRSAILPRLQTNAFDGAIYDNPVAGGGPFLLAERIENPALPVVLIYGHGDVIWGQDDAWEAGLAPFELTERGAALFGRGAADNKVQHLINIAALEAVLAVQGRLGFNVKIVIEMSEEIGSPGLAEMMRSHRETLQADVLIASDGPRLEPDTPTMFMGSRGALNFDLVVDLREGAHHSGNWGGLLADPAVILTQALASICDARGQIKVPEWRPDSLTPEIRATLARLPETDSSDPNWGEAGLTPAERAFGWNSFAILAMSSGRPEAPVNAISGSARAHCQLRYVVGTDADDILPALRRHLAAAGFDQVEVREADSVPMRATRLDPEHPWVRFAEASIQRTTGKTPHVLPNLAGSLPNECFSDILGLPTIWIPHSYLGCNQHAPNEHVLKSICREGMQVMAGLFWDIGAGRPPRAL; the protein is encoded by the coding sequence ATGAGATCCGACAGTGTGGCGCAGGCCGCGGCCTATGCTGATAATGGTCAATTGCAGGCGGATTTGGCCGCTTGGGTGGCGTTTCGGACAGAAAGCCAGAATCCGGCGCAGCGCGACGTGCTTTATAAATACCTGCGTTCTGCGATCCTGCCACGGTTGCAGACCAACGCCTTTGATGGGGCGATATACGACAATCCGGTTGCGGGCGGCGGGCCGTTTCTTTTGGCGGAGCGGATCGAAAATCCTGCTTTGCCGGTTGTTCTGATCTATGGCCATGGCGATGTGATCTGGGGGCAGGATGATGCCTGGGAGGCAGGGCTCGCGCCGTTTGAATTGACAGAACGGGGCGCGGCGTTGTTCGGGCGCGGTGCGGCGGACAACAAGGTCCAGCATTTGATCAACATCGCGGCACTAGAGGCGGTTTTAGCGGTGCAGGGGCGTCTTGGGTTCAATGTCAAGATTGTGATCGAGATGAGCGAGGAAATCGGATCGCCGGGGCTTGCAGAGATGATGCGCAGTCATCGCGAAACCTTGCAGGCGGATGTTTTGATCGCCTCTGACGGTCCGCGATTGGAGCCGGACACGCCGACGATGTTCATGGGCTCGCGCGGGGCGTTGAACTTTGATCTGGTGGTGGATCTGCGCGAAGGTGCGCATCATTCGGGCAACTGGGGGGGATTGCTGGCCGATCCGGCGGTGATCCTGACCCAGGCTTTGGCGTCGATTTGTGATGCGCGGGGGCAGATCAAAGTGCCGGAGTGGCGGCCAGACAGTTTGACACCCGAGATCCGTGCAACGCTTGCACGGTTGCCGGAGACAGATAGCAGCGATCCAAATTGGGGCGAGGCGGGGCTGACCCCTGCAGAGCGCGCCTTTGGATGGAACAGTTTTGCGATTTTGGCCATGTCTTCGGGCCGTCCTGAGGCGCCGGTGAATGCGATTTCCGGATCGGCGCGTGCGCATTGCCAGTTGCGCTATGTGGTGGGCACCGATGCTGATGACATCCTGCCTGCGCTCCGGCGGCATCTGGCGGCGGCGGGCTTTGATCAGGTTGAGGTGCGCGAGGCGGACAGCGTTCCGATGCGGGCGACGCGGCTGGATCCGGAGCATCCTTGGGTGCGCTTTGCAGAGGCGTCGATTCAACGGACCACAGGCAAGACACCACATGTTTTGCCGAACCTTGCCGGATCGCTGCCCAATGAATGTTTCTCCGATATCCTGGGCCTGCCGACCATCTGGATTCCCCACAGTTATCTGGGCTGCAACCAACATGCGCCAAACGAACATGTGTTGAAATCCATTTGCCGAGAAGGGATGCAGGTGATGGCCGGGTTGTTCTGGGATATCGGAGCAGGCAGGCCGCCTAGAGCGCTTTGA
- a CDS encoding PA0069 family radical SAM protein, translated as MDHENHRYKVVGRAAGSNHAGRFEAHSREAVSDGWDRDDVLPVLRTQTTIEVPRKVITYNTSPDLPFDRSINPYRGCEHGCVYCFARPSHAYLGLSPGLDFETRLIARPDAAEVLRKELAARKYRPAPIAIGTNTDPYQPIEKTHGIMRRCLEVLSDCNHPVAIVTKGSLIERDIDILADMARRGLVRVGISVTTLDAKLSRLMEPRAPAPARRLVMIRRLAAAGVPVRVMASPVIPALTDPELEAILQSGKEAGARHASWIMLRLPREVSPLVQDWLAEHYPDRAERIMNRLREMHGGKEYDARWHRRMRGEGPYAEVIAQRFKLAAKRLGLSGQAPPMRCDLFRPPVLPGAQLNLL; from the coding sequence ATGGATCATGAAAATCATCGTTACAAAGTTGTCGGGCGGGCGGCGGGCAGCAACCATGCGGGCCGGTTCGAGGCGCACAGCCGTGAGGCGGTCAGCGACGGATGGGACCGTGACGACGTTCTGCCGGTGCTGCGGACGCAAACCACCATCGAAGTGCCGCGCAAGGTTATCACCTATAATACCTCGCCGGATTTGCCCTTTGACCGGTCGATCAATCCCTATCGCGGCTGCGAACATGGCTGCGTTTATTGCTTTGCGCGGCCCAGCCACGCTTATCTTGGGCTGTCGCCGGGGCTGGATTTTGAGACCCGTCTGATTGCGCGGCCTGACGCGGCGGAGGTGCTGCGCAAGGAGTTGGCGGCGCGCAAATACCGGCCCGCGCCGATTGCGATCGGAACCAACACAGACCCTTATCAACCAATTGAAAAAACACACGGCATCATGCGGCGCTGTCTGGAGGTGTTGTCGGACTGCAATCATCCGGTGGCGATTGTCACCAAAGGCAGCCTGATCGAGCGCGATATTGATATTCTGGCGGATATGGCACGGCGCGGATTGGTGCGGGTTGGCATATCCGTCACCACACTGGACGCAAAACTCAGCCGATTGATGGAGCCGCGTGCCCCTGCGCCCGCGCGGCGATTGGTGATGATCCGTCGATTGGCGGCGGCAGGTGTGCCAGTGCGGGTGATGGCCTCACCAGTGATTCCGGCGCTCACCGATCCTGAGCTGGAGGCAATATTGCAAAGCGGCAAAGAGGCGGGCGCACGCCATGCCAGTTGGATCATGCTGCGATTGCCCCGTGAGGTGTCGCCGCTGGTGCAGGATTGGCTGGCAGAGCATTACCCGGACCGGGCCGAGCGGATCATGAACCGATTGCGCGAGATGCACGGCGGTAAGGAATATGATGCGCGGTGGCACCGGCGCATGCGCGGGGAGGGGCCCTATGCCGAAGTGATTGCACAACGGTTCAAATTGGCTGCCAAACGGCTTGGCCTGTCCGGCCAAGCGCCGCCAATGCGTTGTGATCTGTTTCGCCCGCCAGTTCTGCCTGGCGCACAGTTAAACCTGCTGTAG
- a CDS encoding DUF1638 domain-containing protein, with protein MIPSDAELTENGLDTDTPRGRILLIACGALAREILDLKAANGWTHLDLTCLPAKYHLYPEKITDAVRATIAKHREDYDDFFVVYADCGTGGGLQAACDELGVKMVAGPHCYSFFEGNAAFAAKMDEEFTSFYLTDFLVRQFDAFIIKPMGLDRHPELRDMYFGNYEKLVYQAQTDDPELTEKARKCADRLGLKFERRLTGYGDLTEALKAL; from the coding sequence ATGATCCCAAGCGACGCCGAGTTGACAGAGAACGGGCTGGACACAGATACCCCGCGCGGGCGCATCCTGCTGATCGCTTGCGGCGCTCTGGCGCGCGAAATTCTCGACCTCAAGGCCGCCAATGGCTGGACCCATCTGGACCTGACCTGCCTGCCGGCGAAATACCACCTTTACCCGGAAAAAATCACCGACGCCGTGCGGGCCACGATCGCCAAGCACCGCGAGGATTATGATGATTTCTTCGTGGTTTACGCAGATTGCGGCACCGGTGGCGGATTACAGGCCGCCTGCGATGAACTGGGGGTCAAAATGGTGGCCGGCCCGCATTGCTACAGCTTTTTCGAAGGCAACGCCGCCTTTGCCGCCAAGATGGACGAGGAATTCACCAGCTTTTACCTGACCGATTTTCTGGTACGCCAATTTGACGCCTTCATCATCAAACCCATGGGCCTCGACCGGCATCCAGAACTGCGTGATATGTATTTTGGCAACTACGAGAAACTGGTCTACCAGGCCCAAACAGATGATCCAGAGCTGACAGAAAAGGCCCGTAAATGCGCCGATCGGCTGGGCCTCAAATTTGAACGTCGCCTGACCGGATACGGGGATCTCACCGAGGCGCTCAAAGCGCTCTAG
- a CDS encoding methyl-accepting chemotaxis protein produces the protein MSRLSISIKLAMIVGMLCIGMVAFVTTANISRQTDALGAFGQKSLSMVTQLGATQIADAEADAETKMQFIIDLLTSVSGDALASYNVDLLDKIISAVLVDPSVAHVAFKTIDGVELAEGGAIPEGVETRAVTATVAADGTDFGTVVVTRSFAPIVALRHGIDTLTEEKADLLSALSGDLRTSTINASISFAAIAAVLAAVAVYGVTVFLVGGPLAVSATLIKKITNDDTDFERPKMAARKDEIGQLGKAIDIFRQTVVDAREMQRNEAARAAQDAAEEKARKIAETEAEQRRAEAEAAEAERRRAEEAERAAERDAMRSQADAERQALLNQQAKVVDTLANALKRLSDGDLSVSIDAVFDGPYEGLRSDFNSTVVTLRSAISAVAMLTSTIRGETAAISSGANDLSQRTERQAATLEETTAALTQLNASVHSASGRAQDADERAQSARIKADESGEVAQSAILAMGQIKSSSDQISKITKVIDEIAFQTNLLALNAGVEAARAGDAGRGFAVVATEVRALAQRSADAAREISELILASETQVNAGVELVETTGTSLADIVASISEITELVGSIAASTKQQSEGLNEVNEAMTKLDQVTQQNAAMFEETAAASQALNNETDALSDAVSHFKLAELTDAPSENIALAS, from the coding sequence ATGTCTAGACTGAGCATTTCGATAAAACTTGCGATGATTGTTGGAATGCTCTGCATCGGCATGGTCGCATTTGTGACAACGGCCAACATCTCGCGCCAGACCGACGCTTTGGGCGCATTCGGGCAGAAAAGCCTGAGTATGGTGACCCAACTGGGCGCAACCCAGATTGCCGATGCCGAAGCTGACGCCGAAACGAAAATGCAGTTCATTATTGATCTTCTGACCTCCGTCAGTGGCGATGCATTGGCCTCTTACAACGTTGATTTGCTGGACAAAATCATCTCTGCCGTGCTGGTGGATCCTTCCGTGGCGCATGTGGCGTTCAAAACAATTGATGGTGTTGAACTGGCCGAAGGTGGCGCCATCCCCGAAGGTGTGGAAACCCGCGCGGTCACTGCAACCGTCGCGGCGGATGGCACCGATTTTGGAACCGTGGTGGTCACGCGAAGTTTCGCCCCGATTGTGGCCCTGAGGCATGGGATCGACACCCTTACTGAAGAAAAGGCCGATCTGCTTTCTGCGTTGTCCGGCGATCTGAGGACCAGCACAATCAACGCCTCTATCAGCTTTGCGGCCATCGCTGCGGTTCTGGCTGCTGTCGCGGTCTACGGCGTGACAGTATTTTTGGTCGGCGGCCCACTGGCGGTGAGCGCGACCTTGATCAAAAAGATTACCAATGACGATACCGATTTTGAGCGGCCGAAAATGGCGGCCCGCAAGGACGAGATTGGCCAGCTTGGCAAAGCTATAGACATTTTTCGCCAAACGGTTGTTGATGCCCGCGAGATGCAGCGCAACGAAGCGGCGCGCGCCGCGCAGGACGCAGCCGAGGAAAAAGCCCGCAAGATAGCCGAGACCGAGGCAGAGCAACGCCGCGCCGAAGCGGAGGCCGCCGAAGCAGAGCGCCGCCGCGCCGAAGAGGCGGAACGCGCCGCGGAAAGGGACGCCATGCGCAGCCAGGCCGATGCGGAACGTCAGGCGCTTTTGAACCAGCAGGCCAAGGTTGTCGATACGCTCGCCAATGCATTGAAAAGACTGTCCGATGGCGATCTCAGCGTGTCGATTGATGCGGTTTTTGATGGCCCCTATGAAGGCCTGCGCTCCGACTTCAATTCAACCGTTGTGACCCTCCGGTCAGCGATTTCTGCCGTGGCCATGCTGACCTCTACCATTCGCGGTGAGACCGCGGCGATATCTTCTGGTGCAAATGATTTGTCGCAGCGAACGGAGCGGCAGGCCGCCACGCTTGAAGAGACGACCGCCGCATTGACCCAATTGAACGCATCCGTGCACTCCGCGTCCGGCCGGGCGCAGGACGCGGACGAAAGGGCGCAATCGGCACGCATCAAGGCAGATGAAAGCGGCGAGGTGGCGCAATCTGCGATCCTTGCCATGGGGCAGATCAAATCATCATCGGATCAGATTTCAAAAATCACCAAAGTCATCGACGAAATTGCATTTCAGACCAATCTGTTGGCCCTGAATGCCGGGGTCGAGGCGGCTCGCGCAGGGGACGCCGGGCGCGGATTTGCAGTTGTGGCCACCGAAGTGCGTGCGCTTGCCCAACGATCGGCAGATGCGGCCCGTGAGATCAGCGAGCTGATTCTTGCAAGCGAAACCCAGGTCAACGCCGGGGTGGAGCTGGTCGAAACAACTGGCACATCGCTGGCAGATATCGTGGCCTCCATCTCAGAAATCACCGAACTTGTAGGCTCCATCGCGGCCTCCACCAAGCAACAATCGGAAGGCTTGAACGAAGTGAACGAAGCCATGACCAAGCTGGATCAGGTCACGCAGCAAAACGCAGCCATGTTCGAAGAAACCGCCGCCGCCAGCCAGGCGCTCAATAACGAAACAGACGCCCTGTCAGATGCAGTGTCGCATTTCAAATTGGCGGAACTGACAGATGCGCCCTCAGAAAACATTGCACTTGCATCATAG
- the purM gene encoding phosphoribosylformylglycinamidine cyclo-ligase has translation MSAPKNGITYADAGVDIDAGNALVERIKPAAKRTARPGVMSGLGGFGALFDLKGAGFTDPVLVAATDGVGTKLRIAIDTGNVDGIGIDLVAMCVNDLVCQGAEPLFFLDYFATGKLELDQATRIIEGIAEGCALSGCALIGGETAEMPGMYDTGDFDLAGFSVGAMERGAELPRDVAEGDVLLGLPSDGVHSNGYSLVRKIVEVSGLAWGDDCPWGEGTLGAALLTPTKLYVKGAVAALRGECVNALAHITGGGLTENLPRVLPEGLGAEIDLTAWELPPVFKWLAVQGGLAEAELLKTFNSGLGMIAVVPAGKVEAATRAFASDGHAAIQIGKITKGGGVRYQGSLL, from the coding sequence ATGTCAGCACCCAAAAACGGAATCACCTACGCCGATGCGGGCGTTGATATTGATGCAGGCAACGCATTGGTGGAGCGGATCAAACCGGCTGCCAAACGCACTGCGCGCCCCGGTGTGATGTCCGGCCTTGGTGGCTTTGGCGCGCTCTTTGATCTCAAGGGCGCAGGGTTCACCGATCCGGTTCTGGTTGCGGCCACAGACGGCGTGGGCACCAAGTTGCGCATCGCAATCGACACGGGCAACGTCGATGGCATCGGCATTGATCTGGTGGCAATGTGCGTTAACGATCTGGTGTGTCAGGGGGCAGAGCCGTTGTTCTTCCTCGACTATTTTGCGACGGGCAAGCTTGAACTGGATCAGGCGACACGGATCATTGAGGGCATCGCCGAGGGCTGCGCCCTGTCTGGCTGTGCCTTGATTGGCGGCGAAACCGCGGAAATGCCGGGCATGTATGATACGGGCGATTTTGATCTGGCAGGCTTTTCCGTTGGCGCAATGGAACGCGGTGCGGAACTGCCGCGCGATGTGGCCGAAGGCGATGTCCTGCTTGGCTTGCCCAGCGATGGCGTCCACTCCAACGGTTACAGCCTTGTGCGCAAGATCGTTGAGGTCAGCGGTCTGGCGTGGGGGGATGATTGTCCTTGGGGCGAGGGCACGCTTGGCGCGGCGCTGCTGACGCCGACCAAACTCTATGTCAAAGGGGCCGTGGCAGCCCTGCGCGGGGAGTGCGTGAATGCGCTGGCGCATATCACGGGCGGCGGGCTGACTGAGAACCTGCCTCGGGTTCTGCCCGAAGGACTTGGTGCGGAGATTGATTTGACGGCATGGGAATTGCCGCCCGTGTTCAAATGGCTGGCTGTTCAAGGTGGCTTGGCCGAGGCGGAATTGCTCAAGACCTTCAACTCCGGTCTTGGAATGATCGCGGTTGTGCCTGCAGGCAAGGTTGAGGCCGCAACGCGGGCCTTTGCCAGTGACGGCCATGCCGCGATCCAGATTGGCAAGATCACGAAAGGTGGCGGGGTCCGCTATCAGGGCAGCTTGCTTTGA
- a CDS encoding RidA family protein, with amino-acid sequence MSEITRHHTNTRMSQIVEHNGTIYLAGQVGTAGASVAQQTQDCLDAIDRLLAEVGSDKTRILQAVIWLADMADFTEMNGVWDAWVPEGQAPARACGEAKLAHPDFTVEIIVTAAAAG; translated from the coding sequence ATGTCAGAAATTACACGTCACCATACAAACACCCGGATGAGCCAGATCGTGGAGCATAACGGCACGATCTATCTGGCCGGTCAGGTTGGCACCGCCGGGGCCAGTGTGGCACAGCAGACGCAGGATTGCTTGGACGCGATTGACCGTCTGCTGGCCGAGGTTGGATCAGACAAGACACGCATCCTGCAGGCGGTGATCTGGCTGGCAGATATGGCCGATTTTACCGAGATGAACGGCGTGTGGGATGCATGGGTTCCCGAAGGACAAGCGCCTGCGCGGGCCTGCGGCGAGGCCAAATTGGCCCATCCTGATTTTACGGTTGAGATTATTGTGACGGCTGCCGCGGCGGGCTGA
- the rnd gene encoding ribonuclease D yields MKTITTTADLAAFCSEAAKYDYVTVDTEFLRERTYYSKLCLVQLAMPGTDDSNAVLVDPLAKDISLEPLYELFRDKSVVKVFHAARQDLEIFFVDAGVFPEPLFDTQVAAMVCGFGEQVGYETLVRKITNGGVDKTSRFTDWSRRPLTEAQKTYALADVTHLRQIYEFLAEKLDESGRGRWVQEELAILTNPDTYVTQPQEAWKRVKTRTNSGKFLGIVRELAAFREEYAQTRNVPRNRVFKDDALVELASLKPKNTEELSRSRLLLREARKGEIAEGILKGIAAGVSCPPADLPKPDRSRDKLQVNPALADLLRVLLKAKTEQAGVAAKLIAPAADLDGIAAGLRDLPALNGWRREVFGNDALRLCNGEIALTAVGNDVKVVEV; encoded by the coding sequence ATGAAAACGATCACCACGACCGCCGATCTGGCTGCCTTTTGCAGCGAAGCCGCCAAATACGATTATGTCACTGTAGATACGGAATTTTTGCGCGAACGAACGTATTATTCCAAGCTGTGTCTGGTGCAATTGGCGATGCCGGGCACCGATGATAGCAACGCGGTTTTGGTGGATCCGCTGGCAAAAGACATCTCGCTTGAGCCGCTTTATGAGCTGTTTCGCGACAAGTCTGTGGTCAAGGTGTTTCACGCCGCGCGGCAGGATCTTGAGATTTTCTTTGTCGATGCTGGGGTGTTCCCGGAACCCCTTTTTGACACGCAGGTGGCGGCGATGGTTTGCGGGTTCGGTGAGCAGGTCGGCTATGAAACGCTGGTGCGCAAGATCACCAATGGCGGCGTCGACAAGACCTCGCGTTTTACCGACTGGTCGCGGCGCCCTTTGACGGAAGCGCAGAAAACCTACGCCCTCGCCGATGTGACGCATTTGCGGCAGATCTACGAATTTCTGGCCGAAAAGCTGGACGAAAGCGGGCGCGGGCGTTGGGTGCAGGAAGAACTGGCGATCCTCACCAATCCCGACACCTATGTGACCCAGCCGCAAGAGGCGTGGAAGCGGGTCAAGACGCGGACAAATTCCGGTAAGTTCCTGGGCATCGTGCGCGAGCTGGCAGCGTTTCGCGAAGAATATGCCCAGACGCGTAATGTGCCGCGCAACCGGGTGTTCAAAGACGACGCATTGGTCGAACTGGCCAGTCTGAAACCAAAAAACACCGAAGAATTGAGCCGTTCGCGCCTGTTGCTCCGCGAGGCCCGCAAAGGTGAAATCGCAGAAGGCATCCTCAAGGGGATTGCGGCGGGGGTGTCTTGCCCGCCAGCGGATCTGCCGAAACCGGACCGGAGCCGTGACAAATTGCAGGTGAACCCGGCGCTGGCCGATTTGCTGCGTGTCCTGCTCAAGGCCAAGACCGAACAGGCGGGGGTGGCGGCCAAGCTGATCGCGCCTGCGGCGGATCTGGATGGTATCGCTGCGGGTCTGCGTGACCTGCCCGCGTTGAACGGTTGGCGGCGTGAGGTGTTTGGCAATGACGCGCTGCGCCTGTGCAACGGTGAAATTGCGCTGACGGCGGTGGGCAACGACGTGAAGGTTGTCGAGGTCTAG
- the bmt gene encoding betaine--homocysteine S-methyltransferase: MTNAFTQLLAEKGALLADGATGTNLFNMGLMSGDAPEFWNTDEPKKIVALYKGAVDAGSDLFLTNSFGANASRLKLHDAAKRAHELSRVAAEIGREVADTAGRKVIVAGSVGPTGEIMEPVGSLSHALAVEMFHETADGLKAGGADIGWLETISAPEEYRAAAEGFALAGLDWVGTMSFDTAGRTMMGLTSEGMVEMVHDLDNTPLAFGANCGTGASDLLRTILGMAAKEEGRLPLVAKGNAGIPKYVDGHIHYDGTPELMADYAVMARNCGASVIGGCCGTMPSHLEKMREALDTRPKGSAPELEEIVAALGPFSSAGDGTGDDQAPERRSRRGRRRG, from the coding sequence ATGACCAATGCCTTCACACAATTGCTTGCTGAAAAGGGCGCCCTGCTGGCCGATGGGGCCACGGGCACCAATCTGTTCAATATGGGGCTGATGTCAGGCGACGCACCGGAGTTCTGGAACACCGATGAGCCCAAAAAGATCGTCGCGCTTTACAAAGGTGCGGTGGATGCGGGCAGTGATCTGTTTCTGACCAACAGTTTCGGGGCCAATGCCTCGCGCCTCAAATTACACGACGCTGCCAAACGCGCCCATGAGTTAAGCCGCGTTGCCGCCGAGATCGGCCGCGAGGTTGCTGATACTGCCGGACGCAAAGTGATCGTGGCCGGATCCGTTGGCCCAACCGGCGAGATTATGGAACCCGTCGGTAGCCTGAGCCATGCTTTGGCCGTTGAGATGTTTCACGAAACCGCCGATGGACTAAAGGCCGGAGGCGCCGATATTGGCTGGCTCGAAACCATCAGCGCCCCCGAGGAATACCGCGCCGCCGCCGAAGGCTTTGCCCTGGCCGGGCTGGATTGGGTCGGCACCATGAGCTTTGACACCGCCGGGCGCACCATGATGGGGCTGACCTCCGAAGGGATGGTTGAGATGGTGCATGATCTGGACAACACGCCACTGGCCTTTGGCGCAAACTGCGGCACGGGCGCGTCGGATCTGCTGCGCACGATTTTGGGCATGGCCGCAAAAGAAGAAGGCCGCTTGCCTCTTGTGGCCAAGGGCAACGCCGGCATTCCCAAGTATGTTGACGGCCACATCCATTATGATGGCACACCGGAATTGATGGCCGATTACGCCGTGATGGCCCGCAACTGCGGCGCGTCGGTGATCGGCGGCTGTTGCGGCACGATGCCCAGCCACCTTGAAAAAATGCGCGAGGCGCTGGACACAAGGCCCAAGGGCAGCGCACCGGAGCTGGAAGAAATCGTGGCCGCGCTTGGCCCGTTTTCATCTGCCGGCGATGGCACCGGCGATGATCAAGCCCCTGAACGTCGCAGCCGCCGTGGCCGCCGCCGGGGATAA
- the purN gene encoding phosphoribosylglycinamide formyltransferase, whose amino-acid sequence MTKRVAIFVSGGGSNMRALVEDMTGDHPARASVVLSNNADAGGIAWAKARGIATEVVDHRPFQGDRTAFEGALSAAMARHRPDMICLAGFMRKLTGGFTDQWAGRMINIHPSLLPKYKGLHTHSRALDAGDTIHGCTVHEVTAALDDGPILGQAQLSINADDTPETLAARVLTLEHQLYPAVLRRFAADDRTPVFLQG is encoded by the coding sequence TTGACCAAGCGGGTTGCGATTTTTGTCTCGGGCGGTGGCTCCAACATGCGGGCGCTGGTGGAAGATATGACCGGCGACCATCCGGCGCGGGCCAGTGTCGTGCTGTCGAACAATGCCGATGCGGGCGGTATCGCCTGGGCCAAGGCGCGGGGGATTGCGACCGAAGTTGTGGATCACCGCCCGTTCCAAGGCGACCGCACCGCATTTGAAGGGGCGCTGAGCGCGGCCATGGCCCGTCACCGGCCTGATATGATTTGCCTTGCCGGTTTCATGCGCAAGCTGACCGGCGGATTTACCGATCAATGGGCCGGCCGGATGATCAATATTCACCCATCTTTATTGCCCAAATACAAAGGGTTGCACACACATTCCCGCGCGCTTGACGCGGGTGATACGATCCATGGCTGCACCGTACATGAAGTCACCGCCGCCTTGGATGATGGTCCGATCTTGGGGCAGGCGCAGCTTTCCATCAATGCGGACGACACGCCAGAGACATTGGCCGCGCGTGTTTTGACGCTGGAACATCAGCTGTATCCCGCTGTTTTGCGCCGGTTTGCCGCCGATGATCGCACCCCGGTGTTCTTGCAGGGGTGA
- a CDS encoding DUF1476 domain-containing protein — MTTFDNREKAFENKFAHDAEMQFKADARRNKLLGLWAAGLMGKSGADAEAYAKEVVKSDFEEAGHEDVYRKVAGDLGDKADEATIRDKMASFLVEAKAQVMAETD; from the coding sequence ATGACCACCTTCGACAACCGCGAAAAAGCATTCGAGAACAAGTTTGCCCATGACGCAGAAATGCAGTTCAAGGCAGACGCGCGCCGTAACAAATTGCTGGGCCTTTGGGCTGCTGGCCTGATGGGCAAGTCCGGCGCCGACGCCGAGGCCTATGCCAAAGAGGTGGTCAAGTCCGATTTCGAAGAAGCCGGCCACGAAGACGTTTACCGCAAGGTTGCGGGCGATCTGGGCGACAAGGCCGATGAGGCAACCATCCGCGACAAGATGGCAAGCTTCCTGGTCGAAGCCAAGGCGCAGGTCATGGCCGAAACCGACTGA